The Phragmites australis chromosome 13, lpPhrAust1.1, whole genome shotgun sequence DNA window GGCAGAAACCCCCAATTGATGTTTCAGAACAGTCAGCCACCTTAACATTTAcccattctaaaaaaaaaaaaaaaaattaccccTTACCTTTTAATGGGTAGAAACAGTTGCTAAGACAAGAACATCTATAGCATGACTCTCCTTATTCATAATTAAAGCATAAAAAGCTAGCGATGTATTCCACAACATCTAGGGGACCAGCATAGACTAAGATCAGAAACACTACTGTTTTTAACCATAAAACATATCTGCAAAAATACTGGAGCCAACCAGCACATTTCTAATTTCGTTAATCCCAGCATAATTCGTAGCATTATAGAAAAGGGGATTCCTAGCATTATAGAAAAGGGCACAAATAAAATACCTGTTTCTAGATTTTGGAGGTGAGGGAGACACGCTGTTTTTACGCGAATGAAGCTTTCTGCAGCAGAAAATAGTAATGAACTGTTCATCAGAACAGGAGTGCAACATAAATGCTAAACATCATTAAATCTACTTGAGAATTATAGTACCTCTTTTTCACACTATCAGAAGGTTCATCACTTGAAACACTCCCTCGAACATGTGAAGAGCTCTCCTTCCTATTTCGACTTCTCTCTCTTGGAGATCGTGATCGTGACCGTGACCTTCTACTGCTATGACTTGATGAGCTCTTTGTCATTTGCCTTGAGCCGTCCTCCTTTTCATCTTTTACTTTCCCCTCTCCTCTATCAGTAATATCCCTGTTTCCCTCTCTAGTATCCTTTGAAAAATCCTTTCGATCTCCCTTGGCATCATCCTGCTTAGAGTTACCTCTGGAGTATGGCTCCCTTGTATCTGATTCATGCTTTGCAATCTTACCAGAACCTTTTTCTTCCTTGAAGCTACCCTTTTTATCAAGGTTTCCATACATGCTATATTTGTCATCATTATTGTATTTTTCTGCAGTAGAAGATTCAAGTTCTTTTGTATGATCAGCCTTCACCTTTTTTAAAAAGTCCTCCTTGCCGCTCTTTTCTAAATGCCTGTGACTGCTTTCCACATCATTGTACTTTTCAGCATGACTGCCAGAAGAGGTTTTTCTGTTCCGGATATCTACCTCTGCGTATCTATGTGCCTTGTCATCCATTTTATGAACTGCACCCTTTGGCTGGATAAAAGTTTTGGCATCTAAAGGAAATTCTCCATTCTGTGTGTCATGAATATGCTCACGTTCATGTTCTGCATTTGTGCTCCTTTGAAATTTTTTGTTCATATATTTAGGATCTTCCCCTGATGAAGTGCTTCCGAGTGaagaatttttttcattatGATTCCCATGTCGTTTACCAAGAGTGCTTTTATCACCTACAATTTTATCATGCATCCAAGTTAATAAATTGTGGAAAATCATGTCCCGTGAGTATTTCGTTGAGAACTTACCTTCTTCAGGATTAGCGGCGCTGGCATTAGCTTCAGATGATAAATTTGATGATGGAATCTTAGCCTCGCCATCAccctcatcttcatcatcatcatctgaatCATAACTAGCAAGACCGAGAAGAGCACCTTTAGGGGAACTTAGCCCAATACTATCTTTACGATCACTAGAGCTAATATTGGTTGGCGTAGCAGAGAGAACAACTTTAGCAGAGGTCTTGGTTTTTGATTCGCCCAGATTAGGCTCCTTCGAGCCAAAAATACCAGTGGGCTCATTGGCTGCACCAGAGGCAATGATCAGTAAAATCAAATATCTATTTAATTTCACAGTTCATAAAAATTCACTCACATTCAGCTGATGAATCATCTTCGTTCAAAACTTTTGTTGCGATCTCATCAAAAAGATCATCAGTAACCTGGATGTGATGACAAAAAAGGGTAAAAAACTAACAAACATTAGTATCCTTGTAAGTCTTTGGCAGATACAATCATACTGATAGTTAAACACAATTAAGCAAAGAACAAAACCTTCAAAAGAACTTCAGTTAGCACACGCTTAATTTCCTGGTTGATTGCTGCCACCCGAGCCGCTTCAATTTCATCCTGCAAATGATTAAGGTTTTAGAATGATTCAAATAAGAGCCATGTTGATACTCAAGTTGAAAATGggaacaaagaaagaaaaaaaaggccaaggtcAGCATGTTGTTCAACTATATGCTATATTAATCCCATAAAAAATGAATAGCAAAGTTGGTTTCCCCTCTAAATTGGTGTTGCTGTACAAAATAGTTTTCCAATAACTAGCGTATGGGTACAGTGTCTCTGTGGGATATAAACAAGTCATTGCATAACCTAATAAGTAATAACATACAAAAGGAATTGGAAAACCACGGAGCAATAAATCAGGCAATAACGCTAGGCAAGGGAGCATGCCATCAATAGTTTCTCGAAGCCACTACCTCCAACTCTACCCCAATAGTCCAACCTGCTGCTATGACCAAGCTAGCTCACTGTTTTTAACAAAAGTTGatccaaaaataatttttcacatCTTCATTTAGAGTCCCCCACACCACTATTTAGCTTACTAACTTGGACACATTAATCACCACTCAGATCCTTAAATAGATCATTAGAAGTATGGTATTTggctaagagagagagagagagagagagggagagagagagtgagagagagagccaaGTATCTTAACCAGCTAGACTACAacggagaatttttttttggctgacTTCGCACAAAAATGAATTACATAAAGGAATTATCAATAGTGTGATAGGTAGGGATTGATAATTAAAATAGTGAACATCACCTCATCAGCTTCATCATCTTCAGTGGATTTAGCTGAATCATTGCTTCTGCTGTCACTTTGGTCAGGTCTTCTTAGTGGTTGTTCGGCATCTTTAGATTCCATGGAATTTAAATTCGACGAGTGCTGTGCCAAAGCACTCAATGGAGCTGACTTTTTCTTCAAAAGTTCTTCTCGAAGCCAGTTAGGTACTGGAGGCTGGCACAAGAATCATTCAAAGTTAAACAGGTAGAAAGATCAGGAAGGGAAATGCATGGCAGCAAAAAGAGGTCGCATACTTTCTTTGATTTTTCTGCAACACTAAACAGAGTGTTTGGATCTGTAGGGAACACTTCTGTTACACTACCAACACCAAATGCTGCAGGTGGGACATAGTTTGAACCAGAGACTGCTCCAAAAAGTGGTGCAGCATGCACAGAAGGATCCATCTGTAAGATCAAAAGAGTAGGCATCACTCAtgtaaagaaaataaaacagGATAGGTGAATAATACAAACAGGTATAAACCTGTGCTGCTTGTGGTGGCACTGGAGCTTGAGGGAGAAACCCTACTGCAGGAGGCATCCATGAATGGGTGGATGTTGCAACTACATCATGATTAGATGCTACTGATGGAGCAGCTGGGATACTAGAATTGTAATTTATATGGACTGGCATATCAGGAGCTTTCCTGCTATTAAATTCCAAAGGTTGGTCACTTGGATCAACTGACTGTCGTTCATGCCCAAAAGGAGGCTGTTCCACTGAGGGAACATGCATACTAGGCGGAGCCCGTGGGAATCCATCTTGAACAGACGAAGCAGTTGGAAATGGTTGTGCTTGCGAGCTTGGATATTGAGGCATAGCATTCCCATTACCTGTTATTACATGGCATagtcaaaaagaaaattttctttaaAATTATTGAAGTTTCAGCATGAATGTTGGACTGCTGGTAAGACAAACAAATGTGTTCATCTTCATATAATAGAAAAGGATATTGCTCAAATACATTGTACTAGTGACCATTGGAGGAAATGGATGATTTCTGCTATTCACAGTTAAAAAGGATGATTAATCAACTATATTGCATCAGTGACCGATTTTTCTTTTCAGCTATAAGGACGATAAATATAATCAACATGACATACCACCAGTACTTATTGAATATTTGACAAAACCATAATCACTGATGAAGAAATTCATCAGCATATAAGTATATTTATTTACTAATATGTGTTTTCCTCCATTTGGTAGAGGCCAACACAATAGATATATCCAACTCGTTGCTTCAAATACAACGCAAATGAAGTACCCACAACAGATACTGGTAGCTAAGTATCAAGAGATAGGTGAAGTGCATTATACTCTTCATTCTAAAAATAGGGATGCTCTAGCCTTTTCATTTTTTCAGTCTTTCCATGGTCGAATCTGAAAACTTTCCCAGGAGGTTCAACCTATTATGATTCAGGCTGCACATACAATCAAATTGCCAAGCAAGGCATACCTGGAGCAGAAGAATAATTATAAGATACCTCCTGCTCATAGGTGGATGGAAATGAATCAAAATTCTTCGCTGGAGACACCATTGGACCTCTATCTGCAATACAATCTTCAGCTCCATTCTGAAACTTACACATCCACATGTAACACATATAGAGCAAGGGCAATAATATACTGTACCTAGCAAATGTTTTGTTTCCCTATGATGACCTGCCATTGGAAATGGCACATAGTCGTTACTTGATTGAGGAATTGGTGGGTGTAAAGGTTCTTTAACTTCTGTAGGCAGACCAGCTGGTTGCTGATACTGATCATGGTAACCATAATGATGATTTTCAGTTCTACTTGTGGATACAACATGCTGTTGAACCTGGCGGTTTTCCGTAACTGACTTAGCAGCAGCCCATGCTTTCGCCTTTGTAGCCCAATCTTCCTCATTGCCATGACCTTccagtttttttgttttttaaggaAATAGAGAAACTTAATCATCATAACAAAAAATTGAGTTCTTGCTGCAAGGTTTTTCTCTCCAAGAAGTCTCTCCAGAGTTAACGTATATGATGTTTAAAGTTTACTTCATTAAAAGTAGCCTAAATAGATttaacgcccccccccccccccaaacaaaaaaaaaactttccaTGATTGGTCAATTAACTAACAAGACAATTGCATTTGCTAGAAACAAAGTATCACAACAAAAATTATCAAGACATGATTATGTAAGAAAGTACGTCAAAGTTCAGAAGCAAGGGTTATGTGGGAAAGTACATGCATTATAACAGTGATATCCAGAATATTTGAAATACGATCAGTTAATATTGATTTAGCAACAAATGAACTCATGAAGAAAATATCCCCCCAGGACCAAGTTTATTACTCTTTTATAAACATTTGGAAATGGATGCATTTTTCCATTTTACATCGTACAATGTGTTTAGGCTTGATAATTTTCAAGGAAACATCTCATTCACATTCACTAATACGTTTTGGATAGTGGTAGCACTCCAATAATCATCAAATGGTGCAAGGAAATTTCCAACCAAAACTAAGCTTTAGTACCAACACCATCGCCAGTATGGCCATGGTTGATACATACTTGTCAACTACTTCGGTAGCATTCTATGCAGTATCCAATACCTATTGAGGACTTCTGTTTTCATGAACGAGATTGAAATACATGTATAATTCAAACTTTTTACGAAAAAAATCCTCGATGTGAAGCAATTAGGATTTTTAACACAAATGCCATATCAGAGTGCCCACATCATATTGTATTGATGCCATgtatcaaaaattcagtatcaACACAAGCTATGAAGTTCCTGTTGTAAATCATACTCAACATCATCTTGCAAAATTATATCTAAAGACGCATAGGCTTAGATAATATTGACAAACCTGGATATCCATGATCCTGAGTCCATGAATGATTGGTCCAAGCCTACAAAATAAACAACGTTGGGGAACAAATTTCATATTCCATGAAAGTAGAGAACAAAGAagcaaatgaaataaaaaataatgggcAGATCATGCAGCCAGCCGCTTGGCTAAAAACACAAAACCAACTGAAGGTCACCTGACTGAAAGCAGAAAAGTCGAGATATACATCAAAGCACCTAGCTAAGACACAGAAAATAGCAAGCCTTAGATAGTAGAACCGTGCCATCTGCCATCGTATACCGTCATATCAACGTCAAATTACGCCCAGCAAGAGCATCATTGAATTGAATGGACTCATAAGCTTTCATCCAAACAACCTGGCACCACGTTTTGTTTGCTACTTGAAGTAGAACACACTTTCCATAAACCCTACACCTAGCAACTGACCTACGCTACAAACCCTAACACAAATCTCTTACCAGTGTTACCCAATGCCCCGATAAGGACGCTAACGCATCGCCAGCCATCTGTTTCAGAAAACGAACACTGGATACGTCCAACGTACctgccccggcggcggcggagggtaGCTGGCCGGCGAGGGCTGGCCGGCGGCGTGGTGAGGAGGCCAGGGGTTCCCAGgcgccggtggcggcggctgcATCGGCATCGGCGGGGGCAGCGGCTGGTACGCGTACGGGTGCTGCTGTGGCAGCGGCGCAGGGTGGCGCTGGTGATGTATGTCGGGGGGCGGGCCCCACTGGCGGTGGTGCTGGGGAGGGTAGGGGTGGCTGGGGTGGGGAGGGTACGGTGGCGGGGGCGCGGGATACCAGTGGGCGTTCGGGTGGGAGGGATgaggcggctgcggcggcggcggcgtgtcgCCAGGGCCGGCGAAGCGGCGCTGCTGGTGGTACGCGTCCATGGACGCGGACGCGGACGGGgacggggagaggagaggaggcgcgAGCTGCGGAGAGGTGGAATTTTCTTCCCCTGCTGTCACTCTTACACCGGGTCggtctgctctgctctgctctgctctgctctggttTTGTTGCTTCTCCGCGAGGTTTGTGGTGCGCACACGGTTTGGGCTTTCTGGGCTGCCAGCCCCGCACAAGCTTTTgggcattttttatttttatatttcggaaatcaaaaaattgtaaaacaggCTGGCGATCTTCCGttaggttaaaaaataaaaaaaacactgTATTtcattgctcttaaaattcaaaatactatcaaaataatcatgaaaattcTGAAACAAGTATGTTGTAGAGGATAGTATGATCTCTCTCAAAAAACTTCAACTTAAACaaataattttacaataaaaaacaaaaaagacaaatttcatgaaaaaattgtcTGAATCTTTTAAGAGATAGGTCATAGTATCctccataatatttttttaatttttcatgactatttcgatattattttaaattttgaaagcAATAAAACGcactgtttttattttttaacctgtCGCCTATTGTAAGAGCGACATCAAACATAAGGTACCCACCAACCTTTTTTTAATTGAATCAATAACACTATTTTTCTtattaaataaattttcaaaaaactaatattattaattaaactaaagaTGGTGAGTATATCCTTTAGGTTCACCAATTTACACCCCTAACGACTACCTCAACAGTCAACACTATCGAATGATAGTTTTACTTAAAAACAGTCGATGATAATTGATTTGGATTAAACAGGCCAGTAGATACCAATGACCTCTTGAGTACAAGGCACGGAAGAAAACAGAAACATGGCAGTTAAGCATTAAGTAGCTGGACTAATGGAGTATGGTAGTTTCCATCATCAAAGTCTGGAACAGATTCAGTGATCAAAGCTGGAAATAACACAAGCCACAACAAATAGCACAAGTCCACGAGCCAGAAATATCTCAACACCGTCTCTAGGCTATTTCTACAAGAAAACTACTACATTCTCCAACTCATAGAGCACTAGTTCGTCTTGAGCCTGCCAACTCGAGTTGCTTGCAGCCAACCTAACTAGTTTGGCTTCCATCTAAGACAAGCAGTGATTCCCCAAGTAGCTTTTgtgcctcctctctcctcctgaAGCAAGGAAATACCCATGGATGTCAGAATACTAGCATTGTACAGTCACAATTTACGATAACACCGGATGGTTTGAAAGCAAGCGATTAAGTTATAATGATCCTTAAGGGAGTAAGGGACGAAGGTTACTTGCAATATGTAAGCATACATACAGGATACCATATGAAATGTCTGTTCCCAATAGCAAAAGTCAATATTGTAGAATAGCATGTCCTCTATAATTTTCTATCAAAATCATCAGTTAACCATCTCCAGAAGTAGCTatagtcttcttcttctttacaaCGACAAAGTTGCAATGCGGTcgtaaaagaaaaaacacacacaaaagGCTAATAATATAGAAATAGCATGATTATGCTGGATTAAAAGTTTGCAATAGTTGCGAACAATAAGTCATGTTTGGCCGTCTGGACACAATCCATTTTCCCAACTCAAAATAACTAAGAAtatacaaatacatatatgATTGGTTCAGTGTATAGTGGAGCATTCTGGGGGACCAGCTAATATAATcaaaataatgataataatgatGCATGCTTTTTTGTAAAGAGGCATTGAGAAAAGAGCTCAGAGGTCTACCCTGCCATGCCAGATGAATATTCAAAACTTATGCAGCCAAGCTGAAGAAAGACTAGTCACTCACTGTTTTATGTCTTCAATTGCTTGCTTGTGGCGCTGTATTTGGCTCTCAAGCATGTGAATCAATGTGGCTCTTGCCTAAAagattttcaaaaaattaagtACATTTTAGTGAATTGAAGAGAAATTCACCACGTGGAACAAAAACTGAGGTTCACACCTGATGAGGTCGTAGGGAATTAAGAAGATGATGTAAGTTCTTGAAAATGAGTGAAATATCTTCTACCCTGCGAGCATACTGAGATGGTCTCTCCACTAAAATATCTGCCAGCTCCAATATATGTTGAAGCTCTCTGTTCAGGGTCCTTAGCTCCTTTTTGAAGTCTGAAATATAATcagttttcaaaaaaaaaaaaaaacacctcgATCCTCAAAGCTTGGCAGCACCACATCTGTCTAGGGGCCAGAGAGGCAAACCGCAGTCAGTTTAACAAAAGCAATATCACACTATAAAGAAGATTATGATAAGCAACATACTGTGTAGGTAGCACCAAAGAGTTTGTATGGTCCATCAATTGGCGGTGGAGGATCTGGAGTAGATGAAGGGTCCTGCTTGTAATCCTTATACAGTTGGTAGTAGGAGGGAATGACGATGATGTGGCCATTGCCATCCAGCCTTATGCTGCACAAAACCAGAATACCATATACGTAATCAATTAATTTTTCTAGTCGTCAAATCAAATTACATAACCTCTCAGACGGTCAAGTCATATaaatgcaatttttgttttctagTGTGCTTAAGCTCAACAGATTAAATGTAAATTGAAAATACGGTACAAAGGTCAAAGGGGAAACAAAGCCAAACATTTTCGCATTACTGCCATACGGACAAATCCTCAGGCTAGTCAACTTCCTGAATGCAGTAGCGGTCTATACACCATATTACAAAACACTAAACTTCAGAAGCCTTCTAATTATGATTCATCAAAAGAGCAAAAGCAATAGTTAAGCACTTTACTCCAAGTACCATCGATCTAGCCAAGTACATCAATACAAATGCAATGAAAATTTTCACGATATAAAACATCACGGATGAATGATTACCCTAGAAATATACAACTGGAATGAGATCAGTATCACTGACTACAACATGAAAGTCTCAACTAGTATAATCCTGCCCCTCCCCCCAATCTTAGAACACGACGTACTAACCAAACACTTCGCAACCCCTTCCCTACCACCACACAACAATTTGAGCAACCAGCAATCCGGAGATGAGTGAGGCTGAGGCTAGTGCTGAGCAAACATAGAGCGAGgcgagagagagataaagaaagaaagatatgGGGCGACTACCAGGACGAGTAGGGGGGTCAACTCACCGATTTTCGCGGCTGACACCACGGGGAAGgggagcgccgccgccgccgccgccggtagGACGGAGGCGAGACGGAAACGATGCCGTCGACGGATCCAATTCCTCTGAGGTTGCGTTTGGCGACGGGAAAAGAGGGGGGAAGTCGGAGAACAGTAGATTCCTAATACTAAATTATGAGGAGAGCACAAGATCTCCGTCCGCCGTCGATGAGTCGACGATGCCGATGCGACGGAAAACCAGAACCCGGACCAGCCCGGTGGATGGGCGAAGGCCCAATTCGGATCCACCAAGGTCAATCTGAGACGATCATTTCCAATCAGACGGTGCGCAGAGCTGCAAGGCGAGTCCTTTTACGCTGCTCCCCTCGCACCAAGTCATAATTCAAAAACGAGCCCGACCTTCCGCATCCGCAAGAAAGGGAGGGAGCTGGGGGAAGCAAAGCACAGAGGCGGCcggcgcagcagcagcaacgacACAACTCTGCCAATCACACGAGCCGACACAGAGGAGGAGCGAGGCCGTGCGCCGCAGATCCGTGGTTGCGTTAGGGCTCCGGCAAGtaggggagggaggagatggaCGTTGTGAAGGCGGCGCAGCTGTCGGGGCGGACGCTGGAGCGGGTGGTGGTGCACCCGCTGGTGCTGCTCAGCATCGTGGACCACTACAACCGCGTCGCCCGTGATACCCGCAAGCGCGTCGTCGGCGTGCTCCTCGGCACCTCCTCCCGCGGCTCCGTCGACGTCACCAACTCCTACGCCGGTAGGCGACCCTGCCTCTCTCCGCTAGGGTTTACGCCGGCCCAGGCATGTCCTCGTCCCTTTCCAGGGGGCCTGCGCTTCGTGCTGTGTCTAGGGTTTCGCGAATTCGGTTGTGTTGTGTAGATGTATATAGATCTACTGGCGTGAATTGCCGTGCTTTCACATGATTAGATCTATGAAGTTGTTCCGGGGTAACTTGCTATATCCGCAACCTGCGGTGCGCTTGACGCCTGATTTTTGCAGTGCCATTCGAGGAGGATGACAAGGATCCGAGGATCTGGTTCCTGGATCACAATTACCATGAGTCGATGTTCTCCATGTTCAAGAGGATCAATGGTATGCTGTTTCAGAACTCCGAGCTTGTTGGGCTTGCGCTATGTGATTGACTCTGTTGGCCCGATGAACTATTTCCTATGCAGCCAAGGAGCATGTTGTTGGCTGGTACAGCACTGGTCCAAAACTAAGGGAGAACGACCTGGATATCCATGCTTTGTTCAACAGGTATGATTCTGTGCTATAATCATATATCATATAATTGTTCGTTAAGTTCTGCCCTCTTATAAGTAGTGTTTTTGTTTAATCAGCTACAATTTTATTTATACCGTCCGAAGTTGTAAAACAAATGAATAACTTTTCAGGCAGGCTAGTACGACCGTTTGAAGTGTTGTTATGAATAACCTAGTTTCTGTAGCTTATTCACTCCCTTTTCACCTAGTTTTAATGATAGGCAATTGTTATGTGTGCTCAATTTTTTTGTTCTGTAATGCTTCAAGCCATGTGGGTTCTGGTAGATTTGAATTGTATCTTTTACTATCCTGCCAATGAAATTGTATCTGTTTCTCTCCTGCCAATGCAGTTCTGATCTAGATTGTTGGCAATGAAACTAACATCAAGACAACAGTCAGCATGATAAATTTCCACCTGACTTAGTTTCAACACCGTAATTCCTCCACCACATACTTCATTAAAAGAATCAACTTGTTGGGTGAAGCTAAATCATGATTTTTTAGAGCTATTAGTATTAATACCTTCTAATGGTTTGTAgacctaaaaaaaaaaacttaatttaAAACCTTGAAAcgtcatatgtattttttatctatattttctGTATCCTTTTTAAGGGGTGTCTGGTTGTGG harbors:
- the LOC133888325 gene encoding uncharacterized protein LOC133888325 isoform X4; translation: MDAYHQQRRFAGPGDTPPPPQPPHPSHPNAHWYPAPPPPYPPHPSHPYPPQHHRQWGPPPDIHHQRHPAPLPQQHPYAYQPLPPPMPMQPPPPAPGNPWPPHHAAGQPSPASYPPPPPGQAWTNHSWTQDHGYPGHGNEEDWATKAKAWAAAKSVTENRQVQQHVVSTSRTENHHYGYHDQYQQPAGLPTEVKEPLHPPIPQSSNDYVPFPMAGHHRETKHLLDRGPMVSPAKNFDSFPSTYEQEVSYNYSSAPGNGNAMPQYPSSQAQPFPTASSVQDGFPRAPPSMHVPSVEQPPFGHERQSVDPSDQPLEFNSRKAPDMPVHINYNSSIPAAPSVASNHDVVATSTHSWMPPAVGFLPQAPVPPQAAQMDPSVHAAPLFGAVSGSNYVPPAAFGVGSVTEVFPTDPNTLFSVAEKSKKPPVPNWLREELLKKKSAPLSALAQHSSNLNSMESKDAEQPLRRPDQSDSRSNDSAKSTEDDEADEDEIEAARVAAINQEIKRVLTEVLLKVTDDLFDEIATKVLNEDDSSAESNEPTGIFGSKEPNLGESKTKTSAKVVLSATPTNISSSDRKDSIGLSSPKGALLGLASYDSDDDDEDEGDGEAKIPSSNLSSEANASAANPEEGDKSTLGKRHGNHNEKNSSLGSTSSGEDPKYMNKKFQRSTNAEHEREHIHDTQNGEFPLDAKTFIQPKGAVHKMDDKAHRYAEVDIRNRKTSSGSHAEKYNDVESSHRHLEKSGKEDFLKKVKADHTKELESSTAEKYNNDDKYSMYGNLDKKGSFKEEKGSGKIAKHESDTREPYSRGNSKQDDAKGDRKDFSKDTREGNRDITDRGEGKVKDEKEDGSRQMTKSSSSHSSRRSRSRSRSPRERSRNRKESSSHVRGSVSSDEPSDSVKKRKLHSRKNSVSPSPPKSRNRKRRSRSRTPVKRR
- the LOC133888325 gene encoding uncharacterized protein LOC133888325 isoform X3, whose product is MDAYHQQRRFAGPGDTPPPPQPPHPSHPNAHWYPAPPPPYPPHPSHPYPPQHHRQWGPPPDIHHQRHPAPLPQQHPYAYQPLPPPMPMQPPPPAPGNPWPPHHAAGQPSPASYPPPPPGQAWTNHSWTQDHGYPGHGNEEDWATKAKAWAAAKSVTENRQVQQHVVSTSRTENHHYGYHDQYQQPAGLPTEVKEPLHPPIPQSSNDYVPFPMAGHHRETKHLLDRGPMVSPAKNFDSFPSTYEQEVSYNYSSAPGNGNAMPQYPSSQAQPFPTASSVQDGFPRAPPSMHVPSVEQPPFGHERQSVDPSDQPLEFNSRKAPDMPVHINYNSSIPAAPSVASNHDVVATSTHSWMPPAVGFLPQAPVPPQAAQMDPSVHAAPLFGAVSGSNYVPPAAFGVGSVTEVFPTDPNTLFSVAEKSKKPPVPNWLREELLKKKSAPLSALAQHSSNLNSMESKDAEQPLRRPDQSDSRSNDSAKSTEDDEADEDEIEAARVAAINQEIKRVLTEVLLKVTDDLFDEIATKVLNEDDSSAESNEPTGIFGSKEPNLGESKTKTSAKVVLSATPTNISSSDRKDSIGLSSPKGALLGLASYDSDDDDEDEGDGEAKIPSSNLSSEANASAANPEEGDKSTLGKRHGNHNEKNSSLGSTSSGEDPKYMNKKFQRSTNAEHEREHIHDTQNGEFPLDAKTFIQPKGAVHKMDDKAHRYAEVDIRNRKTSSGSHAEKYNDVESSHRHLEKSGKEDFLKKVKADHTKELESSTAEKYNNDDKYSMYGNLDKKGSFKEEKGSGKIAKHESDTREPYSRGNSKQDDAKGDRKDFSKDTREGNRDITDRGEGKVKDEKEDGSRQMTKSSSSHSSRRSRSRSRSPRERSRNRKESSSHVRGSVSSDEPSDSVKKRKLHSRKNSVSPSPPKSRNRYLLREETSGSCYSYTYLFSIMFHL
- the LOC133888325 gene encoding uncharacterized protein LOC133888325 isoform X6 — translated: MDAYHQQRRFAGPGDTPPPPQPPHPSHPNAHWYPAPPPPYPPHPSHPYPPQHHRQWGPPPDIHHQRHPAPLPQQHPYAYQPLPPPMPMQPPPPAPGNPWPPHHAAGQPSPASYPPPPPGQAWTNHSWTQDHGYPGNGNAMPQYPSSQAQPFPTASSVQDGFPRAPPSMHVPSVEQPPFGHERQSVDPSDQPLEFNSRKAPDMPVHINYNSSIPAAPSVASNHDVVATSTHSWMPPAVGFLPQAPVPPQAAQMDPSVHAAPLFGAVSGSNYVPPAAFGVGSVTEVFPTDPNTLFSVAEKSKKPPVPNWLREELLKKKSAPLSALAQHSSNLNSMESKDAEQPLRRPDQSDSRSNDSAKSTEDDEADEDEIEAARVAAINQEIKRVLTEVLLKVTDDLFDEIATKVLNEDDSSAESNEPTGIFGSKEPNLGESKTKTSAKVVLSATPTNISSSDRKDSIGLSSPKGALLGLASYDSDDDDEDEGDGEAKIPSSNLSSEANASAANPEEGDKSTLGKRHGNHNEKNSSLGSTSSGEDPKYMNKKFQRSTNAEHEREHIHDTQNGEFPLDAKTFIQPKGAVHKMDDKAHRYAEVDIRNRKTSSGSHAEKYNDVESSHRHLEKSGKEDFLKKVKADHTKELESSTAEKYNNDDKYSMYGNLDKKGSFKEEKGSGKIAKHESDTREPYSRGNSKQDDAKGDRKDFSKDTREGNRDITDRGEGKVKDEKEDGSRQMTKSSSSHSSRRSRSRSRSPRERSRNRKESSSHVRGSVSSDEPSDSVKKRKLHSRKNSVSPSPPKSRNRYFICALFYNARNPLFYNATNYAGINEIRNVLVGSSIFADMFYG
- the LOC133888325 gene encoding uncharacterized protein LOC133888325 isoform X1 gives rise to the protein MDAYHQQRRFAGPGDTPPPPQPPHPSHPNAHWYPAPPPPYPPHPSHPYPPQHHRQWGPPPDIHHQRHPAPLPQQHPYAYQPLPPPMPMQPPPPAPGNPWPPHHAAGQPSPASYPPPPPGQAWTNHSWTQDHGYPGHGNEEDWATKAKAWAAAKSVTENRQVQQHVVSTSRTENHHYGYHDQYQQPAGLPTEVKEPLHPPIPQSSNDYVPFPMAGHHRETKHLLDRGPMVSPAKNFDSFPSTYEQEVSYNYSSAPGNGNAMPQYPSSQAQPFPTASSVQDGFPRAPPSMHVPSVEQPPFGHERQSVDPSDQPLEFNSRKAPDMPVHINYNSSIPAAPSVASNHDVVATSTHSWMPPAVGFLPQAPVPPQAAQMDPSVHAAPLFGAVSGSNYVPPAAFGVGSVTEVFPTDPNTLFSVAEKSKKPPVPNWLREELLKKKSAPLSALAQHSSNLNSMESKDAEQPLRRPDQSDSRSNDSAKSTEDDEADEDEIEAARVAAINQEIKRVLTEVLLKVTDDLFDEIATKVLNEDDSSAESNEPTGIFGSKEPNLGESKTKTSAKVVLSATPTNISSSDRKDSIGLSSPKGALLGLASYDSDDDDEDEGDGEAKIPSSNLSSEANASAANPEEGDKSTLGKRHGNHNEKNSSLGSTSSGEDPKYMNKKFQRSTNAEHEREHIHDTQNGEFPLDAKTFIQPKGAVHKMDDKAHRYAEVDIRNRKTSSGSHAEKYNDVESSHRHLEKSGKEDFLKKVKADHTKELESSTAEKYNNDDKYSMYGNLDKKGSFKEEKGSGKIAKHESDTREPYSRGNSKQDDAKGDRKDFSKDTREGNRDITDRGEGKVKDEKEDGSRQMTKSSSSHSSRRSRSRSRSPRERSRNRKESSSHVRGSVSSDEPSDSVKKRKLHSRKNSVSPSPPKSRNRYFICALFYNARNPLFYNATNYAGINEIRNVLVGSSIFADMFYG